The Ziziphus jujuba cultivar Dongzao chromosome 7, ASM3175591v1 genome includes a region encoding these proteins:
- the LOC107425470 gene encoding uncharacterized protein LOC107425470, which produces MYTRFFSSLSSPTKALNPNSPFFSYLTNTFKLTETQALSISNRFSRVVALEKPQSVHNLLHEYGLSETQIRSAVRVSPQILFANINKTLRPKLEFFQQLGLALPDLGNFISKNSTLLTVSLERKLVPSIEILKKVLGNDWNGKDLILIMSKCNWVVRRDPQTGLLGNIAFLESCGIVGSQLSMLLKRQPWIFVMPEPQLRDIVSQVLGMGFSVDSRMLVHALYTVSCLSNQTFRKKLDLFHSFGFSENECMEMFRRAPGLLRTSEKKLKFGIDFFLNTVKFEKSVLVYRPTCLMNSMENRVIPRYKVLQVIKLKKLLNKAPSLNCILNMTEDEFLEKFISRYRDDAEELLVAYKGHFLDSSEES; this is translated from the coding sequence ATGTATACTAgatttttctcttctctttcctcaCCTACCAAAGCCCTCAATCCAAATTCACCCTTTTTCAGTTACCTCACAAATACCTTCAAATTGACTGAAACACAAGCCCTCTCAATTTCTAATCGCTTCTCAAGGGTCGTGGCCCTCGAAAAACCCCAATCAGTGCACAATTTACTTCATGAGTATGGATTGTCAGAAACTCAGATCCGATCTGCGGTTCGTGTCTCTCCCCAGAtcttgtttgctaacattaacaAGACCCTCAGGCCAAAGCTTGAATTTTTTCAACAACTGGGTCTTGCTCTTCCAGACTTGGGTAACTTCATTTCCAAGAATTCGACGCTTTTAACTGTTAGTCTGGAAAGAAAATTGGTTCCCTCAATTGAAATTCTTAAGAAAGTTTTGGGGAATGATTGGAATGGTAAAGATTTAATTCTAATTATGAGCAAATGTAATTGGGTTGTTCGGAGAGACCCTCAAACTGGGTTGTTGGGAAACATTGCATTCTTGGAAAGCTGTGGAATTGTTGGTTCTCAGCTCTCTATGTTGTTGAAGAGGCAGCCTTGGATTTTTGTTATGCCAGAACCCCAACTTAGAGACATTGTTTCGCAGGTTTTGGGTATGGGTTTCTCAGTGGATTCGAGGATGTTGGTCCATGCACTCTATACTGTCAGTTGTTTGAGCAATCAGACATTTAGAAAAAAGCTGGATTTGTTTCACAGTTTTGGGTTTTCTGAGAATGAATGTATGGAAATGTTTAGAAGAGCACCAGGTTTGCTTAGGACTTCTGAGAAGAAGttaaagtttggaattgatTTCTTCTTGAATACGGTTAAGTTTGAGAAGTCTGTGTTAGTTTATAGACCAACTTGTTTGATGAATAGCATGGAGAACAGAGTGATTCCTAGGTACAAGGTTCTACAGGTtataaagttgaaaaaattaCTGAATAAAGCGCCAAGTTTGAACTGCATCTTGAATATGACAGAGGATGAATTCTTGGAGAAGTTTATATCGAGATATAGAGATGATGCAGAGGAACTGTTGGTTGCTTACAAGGGTCATTTTTTGGATTCCAGTGAAGAATcttga
- the LOC107425471 gene encoding probable inactive receptor kinase At5g10020, whose product MNLPGHILYFLPLLFVSTVFSASQSELRSLLEFKKGIQTDPLRRVLDSWNYTPLQEPDACPRQWTGLECDENGNVSAIVLDRLGLGGELKFNTLTGLGALRNLSLSGNNFTGRVAPALGSMASLQHLDLSGNSFYGPIPLRIKDMWDMRYLNLSKNKFTGGFPSVFMNLQQLKVLDLHSNDFHGDIVDLVSELRNVEHVDLSYNGFSGRLSVALEKISSLANTVHYLNLSHNKLSGFFRGEAIQLFRNLRVLDLGDNQVNDQLPSFGSLPNLRVLRLGNSQLFGPIPEELLETSLQLEELDLSNNGFTGSIPGINSTSLRFLNLSSNSLSGSLPTIPRECVVMDLSSNMISADVSIIQNWEASLEVLDMSSNKLSGSFPNLTKQCGNLMTLNLRNNSVEGNLPSLLETCPRLSTVDLSLNELNGPIPGSFFTSGTLTRLNLSGNHFTGPLSLRGSHVSELLSLPLDPLIEYLDLSSNSLLGALPPDVGNVVGLKLLNLAKNNFSGHLPSELGKLGKLEYLDLSDNKFSGHIPDNLPPSLKVFNVSNNDLSGTLPVNLRRFPETSFRPGNSLLSIPNDLPPPTSIPGSINNQGRHQSSKGNIRVAIILASLGAAAMIVFVLLVYHRSQHKDFHGRSGFGGQSTGRDVKLGRFTRPSLFNFHTNDQPPPTSLSFSHDHLLTSKSRSLSGQTEFVTEIAEHGLPGEVATTSASVNPLDNHPATSGRKSSPGSPLSSSPRFIEACEQPVMLDVYSPDRLAGELFFLDSSLAFTAEELSRAPAEVLGRSSHGTLYKATLHSGHMLTVKWLRVGLVKHKKEFAKEVKRIGSIRHPNIVPLRAYYWGPREQERLLLADYFQGDSLALHLYETTPRRYPPLSFNQRLKVAVDVARCLLYLHDRGLPHGNLKPTNVLLVGAEYDARLTDYSLHRLMTPAGIAEQILNMGALGYRAPELASSAKPIPSFKADVYAFGVILMELLTRRSAGDIISGQSSAVDLTDWVRLCDQEGRGMDCIDRDIAGGEEPSKAMDELLAVSLRCILPVNERPNIRQVFEDICSISV is encoded by the exons ATGAATCTTCCTGGTCacattctttattttcttcctcTGCTCTTCGTCTCCACTGTCTTCTCCGCCTCTCAGTCGGAGCTCCGATCCCTACTTGAATTCAAAAAGGGGATCCAAACTGACCCGCTTCGCAGGGTCTTGGACTCATGGAACTACACTCCGCTTCAAGAACCCGACGCTTGCCCTCGTCAGTGGACCGGTTTGGAATGCGACGAGAACGGCAATGTCAGCGCCATAGTCCTCGACAGGCTCGGGCTCGGTGGGGAATTGAAGTTCAACACTCTGACTGGGCTTGGGGCTCTCAGAAATCTCAGTCTCTCCGGGAACAATTTCACGGGTCGGGTCGCCCCGGCATTGGGGTCCATGGCTTCGTTGCAGCATTTGGATCTGTCGGGGAATAGCTTCTACGGGCCGATCCCGCTTCGGATCAAAGACATGTGGGATATGAGGTACCTCAATTTGTCGAAGAACAAGTTCACAGGTGGGTTTCCGAGTGTGTTCATGAATCTTCAGCAGCTCAAAGTGTTGGATTTGCACTCCAATGACTTCCATGGCGACATTGTTGACTTGGTGTCGGAGCTGAGAAACGTGGAGCATGTTGATTTGAGCTACAATGGCTTTTCTGGTCGGCTATCTGTTGCTTTGGAGAAGATTTCGAGCTTGGCAAACACCGTGCATTATTTGAATTTGAGTCATAATAAGTTGAGTGGTTTCTTTAGAGGTGAAGCTATCCAGTTGTTTCGGAACCTGCGAGTCTTGGATTTGGGTGATAATCAGGTCAATGATCAGCTTCCCTCGTTTGGGTCGCTGCCTAATTTGCGGGTTTTGCGTCTGGGAAACAGTCAGTTGTTCGGGCCAATACCAGAGGAGCTGTTGGAAACTTCTTTACAATTGGAAGAATTGGATCTTAGCAACAATGGATTCACAG GTTCGATTCCTGGAATTAACTCTACAAGTTTAAGATTTTTGAATCTTTCATCAAACAGTTTGTCAGGATCATTGCCCACAATTCCAAGGGAGTGTGTAGTTATGGATTTGAGTAGTAATATGATCTCTGCTGATGTATCGATTATACAGAACTGGGAAGCTAGTTTAGAGGTTCTTGATATGAGTTCAAACAAGTTGTCGGGAAGCTTTCCAAACTTGACTAAACAGTGTGGGAATCTAATGACACTTAATCTAAGAAATAATTCTGTAGAAGGTAATTTGCCTTCTTTATTGGAGACATGTCCTCGATTGTCAACGGTTGACCTAAGTTTAAATGAGCTTAATGGTCCTATTCCTGGTAGTTTCTTCACTTCGGGGACTTTGACAAGACTCAATCTTTCAGGAAATCATTTTACTGGCCCTCTTTCCCTTCGAGGTTCACATGTAAGTGAACTATTATCTTTACCTTTAGATCCATTGATCGAATATCTCGATCTCTCCAGTAATTCTTTGTTAGGTGCCCTGCCTCCAGATGTAGGGAACGTGGTGGGTCTCAAATTGCTGAATCTTGCAAAGAACAATTTTTCAGGACATCTACCTAGTGAATTAGGTAAACTTGGTAAGTTGGAGTATCTTGATTTATCTGACAACAAATTTAGTGGTCATATCCCTGATAATCTTCCACCAAGCTTAAAAGTATTCAATGTCTCGAACAATGATCTATCGGGTACTCTTCCTGTAAATTTGAGAAGATTCCCTGAAACTTCATTTCGTCCTGGAAATAGCTTGCTAAGCATACCGAATGATTTGCCACCTCCAACTTCTATTCCGGGTAGTATTAATAATCAAGGGAGACATCAGAGTTCGAAGGGAAATATTAGAGTAGCAATCATTTTAGCCTCACTTGGAGCTGCTGCGATGATAGTTTTTGTTTTACTGGTTTATCATCGATCGCAGCATAAAGATTTTCATGGAAGAAGTGGATTTGGAGGTCAAAGTACAGGGAGGGATGTGAAGTTAGGAAGATTTACACGGCCTTCACTTTTCAACTTCCACACAAATGATCAGCCCCCACCAACATCATTGAGCTTTTCACATGATCACTTGCTAACTTCAAAATCAAGGTCATTATCGGGGCAGACAGAGTTCGTAACTGAAATTGCTGAACATGGTTTGCCAGGTGAAGTGGCAACAACTTCAGCTTCTGTGAATCCCCTAGATAATCATCCAGCAACTTCTGGAAGGAAATCCTCCCCTGGTTCCCCATTATCTTCCTCCCCTCGTTTTATAGAAGCATGTGAACAACCTGTGATGTTGGATGTGTACTCACCAGATCGGTTGGCTGGAGAATTGTTTTTCCTGGATAGTTCACTGGCATTCACTGCTGAGGAACTGTCTCGAGCTCCAGCAGAAGTACTTGGCAGAAGCAGCCATGGAACTCTGTACAAAGCTACACTACACAGTGGGCATATGTTGACTGTGAAATGGCTACGGGTAGGACTGGTCAAACACAAAAAAGAATTTGCGAAGGAAGTTAAAAGGATTGGTTCTATAAGGCATCCCAACATTGTCCCATTAAGGGCTTACTACTGGGGACCCAGAGAACAAGAGAGGCTTCTTTTAGCAGACTATTTCCAGGGAGATAGCTTGGCTCTCCATCTTTATG AGACCACACCTCGAAGATACCCTCCATTATCATTCAATCAAAGACTAAAAGTTGCAGTGGATGTTGCTCGGTGTCTATTGTACCTTCATGATAGAGGCTTGCCACATGGAAACTTAAAGCCAACTAATGTACTTCTAGTAGGCGCTGAGTATGATGCTCGTCTTACTGATTACAGTCTTCATCGTTTAATGACACCTGCTGGCATTGCAGAGCAGATATTGAATATGGGAGCGCTTGGATACCGAGCTCCAGAACTTGCTTCTTCAGCTAAACCAATCCCATCTTTCAAAGCTGATGTATATGCTTTCGGTGTGATCCTGATGGAACTATTAACCAGAAGAAGTGCTGGTGACATTATATCAGGTCAGTCGAGCGCAGTTGATCTTACGGATTGGGTTCGGCTTTGTGATCAAGAAGGAAGGGGAATGGATTGTATTGACAGAGACATTGCTGGTGGGGAAGAACCCTCAAAAGCAATGGATGAGTTGCTTGCAGTGTCACTCAGGTGTATTCTCCCTGTAAATGAGAGGCCTAACATCAGACAAGTCTTTGAGGATATTTGTTCTATATctgtttga